A genomic region of Enterococcus sp. 12C11_DIV0727 contains the following coding sequences:
- a CDS encoding ABC transporter substrate-binding protein produces the protein MRKDFYKILAVVSVVLFIFSGCGNVSEKSNKQINNKGDIKIWVQFSDETPEGKAWQKIVDNFNKEYQGKYKAITEYIPRSGSGGGYEDKVNAAITTNSLPDVLTLDGPNTAAYANADVIEPLDDYLEDANMEDVLDSIIQQGTYNKKFYAFGFSESSVGIYYNRQLFKKAGIKEDALPTLDKPWTWNEFKVVCQKLVDEYKLPAINIQLASKDEMLTYAYTPFIWSNGGDVVNQAGTKALGYFNDPKSAEALQFIQDLVKKGYTTNTPIEKGFETGKYPMLLSGSWTIADLNENYKDLEYGILPYPVSDKTKKLVSPTGSWQVAMSSKTNEKEASATFIKYVTNTESSKIMSLGNSVLPIRKSTIELIKNDVSEEMRFLMEQNQKSGHARPVVVAYPQVSRAFQQSIQDASYYKENPDVQKIVDVHAEEMQQVIDRMLK, from the coding sequence ATGAGGAAAGATTTTTATAAGATACTAGCAGTAGTCAGCGTCGTTTTATTTATTTTTTCTGGATGTGGAAACGTTTCCGAAAAATCAAACAAGCAAATTAACAATAAAGGGGACATAAAAATTTGGGTTCAATTCTCAGATGAAACACCTGAAGGGAAAGCTTGGCAGAAAATTGTCGATAATTTTAATAAAGAATATCAAGGTAAATATAAAGCGATTACTGAATATATTCCAAGAAGCGGTAGTGGTGGTGGCTATGAAGATAAGGTGAATGCTGCAATCACAACGAATAGTTTGCCTGATGTTCTCACACTTGATGGCCCAAATACTGCAGCATATGCCAATGCTGATGTAATTGAACCATTAGATGATTATTTAGAGGATGCAAATATGGAGGATGTACTTGATAGTATCATTCAACAAGGAACTTATAATAAGAAATTCTACGCTTTTGGTTTTTCTGAATCTAGTGTTGGTATTTATTACAACAGACAATTATTTAAAAAGGCTGGTATCAAGGAGGATGCATTACCAACATTGGATAAGCCTTGGACTTGGAATGAGTTTAAAGTGGTTTGTCAAAAATTAGTGGATGAATATAAGTTACCAGCAATCAATATTCAATTAGCGTCTAAAGACGAAATGCTGACGTATGCTTACACACCGTTTATCTGGTCAAATGGAGGAGACGTTGTAAATCAAGCTGGAACAAAAGCATTAGGCTATTTTAATGATCCAAAAAGTGCAGAAGCACTTCAATTTATTCAAGATTTAGTGAAAAAAGGATATACAACGAATACTCCAATTGAAAAAGGGTTTGAAACAGGAAAATATCCAATGCTTCTAAGTGGCTCATGGACGATTGCTGATTTAAATGAAAATTACAAAGATCTGGAATATGGCATATTACCCTATCCTGTATCAGATAAAACGAAAAAATTAGTTTCACCAACAGGTAGTTGGCAAGTAGCAATGTCTTCCAAAACAAATGAAAAAGAAGCATCAGCTACATTTATAAAATATGTCACCAATACAGAGTCAAGTAAAATTATGAGTTTAGGCAATAGCGTTTTACCTATTAGAAAGTCAACGATCGAATTGATCAAAAACGATGTGTCTGAGGAAATGCGTTTTCTAATGGAACAAAACCAAAAATCAGGTCATGCGCGACCCGTTGTAGTAGCCTATCCACAAGTTTCTCGGGCATTTCAGCAATCAATTCAAGATGCGAGTTATTACAAAGAAAATCCTGATGTACAAAAAATAGTAGATGTGCATGCGGAAGAAATGCAGCAAGTCATTGACAGGATGTTGAAGTAA
- the rsfS gene encoding ribosome silencing factor yields MLEIAVKAADSKRAEEIVALDVHEISLLADYFMICQATSERQINAIVEEIIEKEEEAQVEVKRIEGKDGGKWVLIDLGDIIVHVFQSAERGFYNLEKLWSDAPMVDLHAWVE; encoded by the coding sequence ATTTTAGAAATCGCTGTAAAAGCAGCTGATTCAAAAAGAGCAGAGGAAATTGTCGCGTTAGATGTACATGAGATTTCACTTTTAGCAGATTACTTTATGATTTGCCAAGCAACAAGTGAACGTCAAATCAATGCCATCGTGGAAGAAATTATTGAAAAAGAAGAAGAAGCACAGGTTGAAGTAAAACGAATTGAAGGAAAAGATGGCGGTAAATGGGTCTTGATTGATTTAGGCGATATTATCGTTCATGTCTTCCAATCAGCAGAACGCGGGTTTTATAACTTAGAAAAACTTTGGTCAGACGCACCAATGGTCGACCTTCACGCTTGGGTCGAATAA
- a CDS encoding LacI family DNA-binding transcriptional regulator: protein MKATMKDVAALAGVGVGTVSRVINGVKVKEITRKKVEAAIDELSYEPDEYARALKTNRSNTLALILPTIWHPFFSELAYYIEEELSKQGYKLYLCNADGDPEKEYEYIQMVKQNKVDGIIGITYSDVDKYVSSNLPFVSIDRHFSEDVTYVTSDNFGGGTLAAKELVMRGCKTVAYIGGFSPFPNETVNRREGFLSYCRDKKVPFKILDMPEPITDLHNQILRFIKENDTIDGIFTVNDFMGLTVLETLKTIGKTAPQDFQLIGFDGVRMAHERKYTLSTIAQSVPLMAATAVDAILNKIKGIEVPKRIILPVNFVSNNTTIELR from the coding sequence ATGAAAGCAACGATGAAAGATGTTGCCGCATTAGCTGGAGTGGGAGTTGGAACTGTTTCTAGAGTCATAAATGGAGTAAAAGTAAAAGAAATAACTAGAAAAAAAGTTGAAGCTGCTATCGATGAATTATCTTACGAACCTGATGAATATGCCAGGGCTTTAAAAACAAATCGTAGTAATACGTTAGCATTAATTCTTCCAACAATTTGGCATCCTTTTTTCTCAGAGCTTGCCTACTATATTGAAGAAGAACTAAGTAAACAAGGGTACAAACTTTATTTGTGCAATGCAGATGGTGATCCAGAGAAAGAGTATGAATATATTCAAATGGTTAAGCAAAACAAGGTTGATGGCATTATAGGAATTACGTATTCAGACGTCGATAAGTATGTTTCGTCTAATTTGCCGTTTGTAAGTATAGATCGACATTTTTCAGAAGACGTGACTTACGTGACATCAGACAATTTTGGCGGGGGAACATTAGCCGCAAAAGAATTAGTCATGCGAGGGTGTAAGACGGTAGCTTACATAGGTGGTTTCTCGCCATTTCCAAATGAAACCGTTAATCGGCGGGAAGGTTTTTTATCATATTGCAGAGACAAAAAAGTGCCGTTTAAAATACTGGATATGCCAGAACCAATTACGGATTTACACAATCAAATTTTACGATTTATCAAGGAAAATGATACGATTGACGGTATTTTTACAGTAAATGATTTTATGGGATTAACTGTTTTGGAAACATTAAAAACAATCGGTAAAACAGCCCCTCAAGATTTTCAGTTAATAGGATTTGATGGGGTGAGAATGGCTCATGAAAGAAAATATACACTTTCAACAATCGCTCAATCTGTTCCATTGATGGCAGCTACAGCAGTTGATGCTATTTTGAATAAAATAAAAGGAATAGAAGTTCCAAAGAGAATTATTTTGCCTGTGAATTTTGTTTCGAATAATACAACGATTGAACTGCGATAA
- a CDS encoding nicotinate-nucleotide adenylyltransferase, which produces MGTNTNAVLKAEVIVEEAELFQKRKQVGILGGNFNPVHLAHLVMADQVQQQLGLDKVYLMPTYLPPHVDEKKTIDSQHRLAMLELAIADNHNLAVEPIELFRKGKSYTYDTMKALTQNNPDTDYYFIIGGDMVEYLPKWYKIDELLTLTNFVGIRRPHYGTITPYPIMWVDVPQMDISSTLIREKIKNGCSIRYLLPDSVIHYIEEKELYVDGF; this is translated from the coding sequence ATGGGGACAAATACGAATGCAGTATTAAAAGCAGAAGTAATTGTGGAAGAAGCAGAGCTTTTTCAAAAGCGTAAACAGGTAGGAATATTAGGTGGAAATTTTAATCCAGTTCATTTGGCTCATTTAGTGATGGCCGACCAAGTACAGCAACAACTTGGGCTTGATAAAGTCTATTTGATGCCTACTTATTTACCACCTCATGTAGATGAAAAAAAGACGATCGATAGTCAACACCGATTAGCAATGCTCGAGCTTGCAATTGCGGATAATCATAATTTAGCAGTTGAGCCGATCGAGTTGTTCCGTAAAGGAAAAAGTTACACATACGACACGATGAAAGCTTTAACACAAAACAATCCAGATACAGATTACTATTTTATCATTGGTGGGGACATGGTAGAATATTTACCAAAGTGGTATAAGATCGATGAGTTATTGACATTAACTAATTTTGTCGGTATCCGCCGTCCTCATTACGGAACGATCACACCTTATCCAATTATGTGGGTGGATGTACCTCAAATGGATATTAGTTCAACTCTTATTCGGGAAAAAATCAAAAATGGTTGTTCTATACGCTACTTACTACCTGATAGTGTGATACACTATATAGAAGAAAAGGAGCTGTATGTAGATGGATTTTAG
- a CDS encoding carbohydrate ABC transporter permease, with the protein MKKKMGPLMFFEYVLLFILAAMFIFPMLWMIVSAMKSNAEVYTNLSSFKAFLPSLNPTNWFKTYQEVIERFSIWTYLLNSIFYGITFAAGSIIVNSLAGFAFAKINFTGKKIIFGFLLALLIIPMETVLIPQFTIVNALGLVNSRIAVILPAMASAFNIYLFRNFFIAIPEEIIESAKIDGANIVKIFFSIMLPMSKPAVATVGVLSFIGSWNDYIWPLMVLTDKSKFSMQVAITTINTTQPVYINQVMAVLTISTIPLIIIYIVAQKYILQGLGGSGTGIK; encoded by the coding sequence ATGAAAAAAAAGATGGGACCACTGATGTTTTTTGAATATGTTCTATTATTTATTTTAGCGGCAATGTTTATTTTTCCAATGCTTTGGATGATCGTTTCTGCTATGAAATCAAACGCAGAAGTTTATACAAACCTTTCTTCTTTTAAAGCTTTTTTACCTAGTCTAAATCCTACAAACTGGTTTAAAACCTATCAAGAAGTCATTGAACGATTCAGTATTTGGACGTATTTGCTAAATAGTATTTTTTACGGCATCACTTTTGCAGCAGGATCTATTATTGTTAATTCATTAGCAGGTTTTGCTTTTGCTAAAATCAATTTTACAGGAAAAAAAATAATTTTCGGATTCTTGTTAGCACTTTTGATCATTCCAATGGAGACTGTATTGATTCCTCAGTTTACAATTGTAAATGCATTAGGATTAGTTAATAGTCGTATTGCAGTGATTTTACCAGCGATGGCTAGTGCATTTAATATCTATTTATTTAGAAATTTTTTTATAGCTATACCAGAAGAAATCATCGAATCAGCTAAAATAGATGGTGCAAATATTGTTAAAATATTTTTTTCAATCATGTTGCCGATGTCTAAACCAGCAGTAGCGACCGTTGGGGTTTTATCTTTTATTGGGAGCTGGAATGATTATATTTGGCCATTAATGGTATTGACAGATAAAAGTAAGTTTTCCATGCAAGTCGCTATTACAACGATTAACACGACACAACCTGTTTATATTAATCAAGTCATGGCAGTTTTAACAATTTCAACGATTCCTTTAATCATTATTTATATTGTCGCTCAAAAATATATCCTTCAAGGATTGGGCGGTTCTGGAACAGGAATCAAATAG
- a CDS encoding glycoside hydrolase family 32 protein, translating into MREKIERANQFIKENKGMINNVYRQSYHLMAPVGWINDPNGFVYYKGEYHLFYQYYPYDSVWGPMHWGHAKSKDLIHWEDLPVALAPSEEYDLDGCFSGSAIEKDGKLYLMYTGHYEREGIKREVQCIAVSEDGVHFEKIPGNPVISDQHIKGIAQIEDFRDPKIIEHRGMYYSVVASKTAEQRGQILLFQSDDLFNWRFTSILLKGKKEQGVMWECPDLFHLDGKDVLLISPIEMEKKDNSYENINSTVAFIGEVDWLTGRFNVENFHEIDFGLDFYAPQTCIDKQGRRIMVAWMQMWGRNMPTNDLGHFWAGAMTLPRELHVEKQRLIQQPINTIYTFITDKKSIIEEKLDNSSIVIENNGTKQFYIEFSGNLTLTKKLRMKIIRSNDSAIELIYEPVTEHLSISRDSFGFSITGAETDKLTKRTASVPLIDNRLVLEIFRDTSSIEIFAKGVAVMSMNFYEKGQSEPATLSVVGMLEQVEINYGLIKV; encoded by the coding sequence ATGAGAGAAAAAATAGAACGAGCAAATCAATTTATTAAAGAAAATAAAGGAATGATTAATAACGTTTATCGCCAAAGCTATCATTTGATGGCTCCTGTAGGTTGGATTAATGATCCAAATGGATTTGTCTATTACAAAGGTGAATATCATTTGTTTTACCAATATTATCCATATGATAGTGTTTGGGGGCCAATGCACTGGGGACATGCTAAGTCAAAAGATTTAATCCACTGGGAAGATCTCCCTGTAGCGCTAGCACCTAGTGAAGAATATGATTTAGATGGATGTTTTTCAGGAAGTGCAATTGAAAAAGACGGAAAACTATATTTGATGTACACAGGTCATTATGAACGAGAAGGTATCAAAAGAGAAGTTCAGTGTATTGCAGTTTCAGAAGATGGTGTTCATTTTGAAAAAATTCCTGGAAATCCTGTAATTTCAGATCAACATATTAAGGGCATTGCGCAAATTGAAGATTTTCGTGATCCTAAAATAATCGAACATCGGGGGATGTATTACAGTGTAGTTGCCTCAAAGACAGCTGAACAACGAGGACAAATTTTATTATTTCAGTCAGATGATTTATTTAATTGGCGGTTTACTTCTATACTACTAAAAGGAAAAAAAGAACAAGGAGTCATGTGGGAATGTCCTGATTTATTTCATCTAGACGGAAAAGATGTTTTATTGATTTCCCCTATTGAAATGGAAAAGAAAGATAATTCTTATGAAAATATCAACTCTACTGTAGCTTTTATAGGTGAAGTGGATTGGTTAACAGGTCGGTTTAATGTAGAAAATTTTCATGAAATTGATTTTGGTTTGGATTTTTATGCGCCTCAAACATGTATAGATAAGCAGGGACGGCGGATTATGGTTGCTTGGATGCAGATGTGGGGACGAAATATGCCAACGAATGATTTGGGGCATTTTTGGGCAGGTGCGATGACCTTACCACGTGAACTCCATGTGGAAAAGCAACGATTAATCCAACAACCTATTAACACAATTTATACATTCATCACTGATAAAAAAAGTATAATAGAAGAAAAACTAGATAATTCGTCTATTGTAATAGAAAATAATGGAACCAAGCAATTCTATATTGAATTTAGTGGAAACCTGACACTAACTAAAAAACTTAGAATGAAAATTATTAGATCGAATGATTCTGCTATTGAATTAATCTATGAGCCAGTTACTGAACATCTATCTATTAGTCGTGATAGCTTTGGTTTCTCTATTACGGGTGCTGAAACAGACAAATTAACAAAGCGAACGGCTAGTGTTCCTTTAATAGACAATAGACTAGTTTTAGAGATATTTAGAGATACATCATCAATAGAAATATTTGCAAAAGGCGTTGCTGTAATGTCAATGAATTTTTATGAAAAAGGGCAAAGTGAACCCGCGACTTTATCTGTAGTTGGAATGCTTGAACAAGTTGAAATAAATTATGGATTAATCAAAGTATAA
- a CDS encoding class I SAM-dependent DNA methyltransferase, with protein sequence MAYETFAFVYDEVMDDSLYNEWLEFSKRHLPDGKMDVLEMACGTGALAVNFAKAGFTVTALDLSEEMLMMASKRAAEEDVHVQFVQGNMMDLSEMGQYHAITCFSDSLCYMANRQEVQQVFDDVYQALENDGVFIFDVHSIYQVDKVFPEYSYHYQTEEFAFLWDSYPGEKEHSIEHFLTFFVKEHGNDELFIRQDELHQERTYTMENYLMMLESAGFMNVEVYADFADVAPTEESRRWFFVCKK encoded by the coding sequence ATGGCTTATGAAACATTTGCTTTTGTTTATGACGAGGTAATGGATGATAGCCTCTATAATGAATGGCTGGAATTTTCAAAACGTCATTTACCAGATGGAAAAATGGATGTTTTAGAAATGGCCTGTGGGACTGGCGCATTAGCTGTAAATTTTGCCAAAGCAGGTTTTACAGTCACGGCTTTGGATTTATCCGAAGAAATGCTGATGATGGCTAGTAAACGAGCTGCAGAAGAAGACGTTCATGTTCAGTTTGTCCAAGGAAATATGATGGATTTATCTGAAATGGGCCAATATCATGCAATCACTTGTTTTTCTGATTCATTATGTTATATGGCAAACCGTCAAGAAGTCCAACAAGTATTTGATGATGTATATCAAGCTTTAGAGAATGACGGTGTCTTTATTTTTGATGTTCATTCGATTTATCAAGTTGATAAAGTTTTTCCAGAGTACAGTTATCATTATCAAACAGAAGAATTTGCCTTTTTATGGGATAGTTATCCTGGTGAAAAAGAACATAGTATCGAACATTTTCTAACGTTCTTTGTAAAAGAGCATGGGAATGATGAACTGTTTATTCGGCAGGATGAACTGCATCAAGAAAGAACCTATACAATGGAAAATTATTTAATGATGCTGGAAAGTGCTGGTTTTATGAATGTTGAGGTTTATGCTGATTTCGCGGATGTTGCTCCGACTGAAGAAAGCAGACGCTGGTTTTTCGTTTGTAAAAAATAA
- the yhbY gene encoding ribosome assembly RNA-binding protein YhbY produces MDLRGKQKRFLRSQAHHLQPIFQIGKGGLNSAMVVQINEALEKRELIKVTLLQNTDEIAEDVAVALKADIHCDIVQIIGRVLVLFKPSSNEKYQKISKEVKAI; encoded by the coding sequence GTGGATTTAAGAGGAAAACAAAAGCGTTTTTTACGCAGCCAAGCTCACCATTTACAACCGATTTTTCAAATTGGTAAAGGCGGCTTAAACTCTGCGATGGTGGTACAAATCAATGAAGCGTTAGAAAAACGTGAATTGATCAAAGTCACTTTACTACAAAATACTGATGAGATCGCTGAAGATGTGGCAGTGGCATTAAAAGCGGATATTCATTGTGATATCGTTCAAATCATTGGTCGTGTACTAGTATTATTCAAACCATCATCTAACGAAAAATATCAAAAGATCTCTAAAGAAGTTAAAGCAATTTAA
- the yqeK gene encoding bis(5'-nucleosyl)-tetraphosphatase (symmetrical) YqeK encodes MDFSGKYTSFKREELMQEVQMHMSERRFQHVLGVEETAVALAAKYGASEEKASIAALTHDYAKERPNEEFEMIIQRDGYDQELLNYGNAIWHGLVGASMVQRELGIKDEEIIEAIRLHTTGAAKMSLLDKIIYVADYIEPGRNFPGVKEARELALVDLDEAVAYETKHTLLHLIEQEQKIYPKTIETYNYWVVGKAEQSV; translated from the coding sequence ATGGATTTTAGCGGTAAATACACATCGTTCAAACGAGAAGAATTGATGCAAGAAGTTCAGATGCATATGAGTGAACGCCGTTTTCAACATGTTTTAGGTGTAGAAGAGACTGCTGTAGCTTTAGCGGCTAAGTATGGTGCCTCAGAAGAAAAAGCAAGTATTGCGGCCTTAACGCACGACTACGCTAAAGAACGTCCGAATGAAGAATTTGAAATGATTATTCAGCGAGATGGTTATGATCAGGAGCTGTTAAATTATGGCAATGCCATTTGGCACGGACTCGTTGGTGCAAGTATGGTCCAAAGAGAACTAGGCATCAAGGATGAAGAAATTATAGAAGCAATTCGCTTACATACCACTGGTGCTGCTAAAATGAGTTTGTTAGATAAAATTATATATGTAGCAGATTATATCGAACCAGGTCGTAACTTTCCCGGTGTGAAAGAAGCACGTGAATTGGCTTTAGTTGACTTGGATGAAGCTGTTGCATATGAAACAAAACATACATTACTTCACCTTATCGAACAAGAACAAAAAATCTATCCAAAGACGATTGAAACATATAATTATTGGGTAGTAGGAAAAGCTGAGCAAAGCGTTTAG
- a CDS encoding carbohydrate ABC transporter permease: protein MNRKPTVKENLVGYSFLAPALILLTIFLLIPVGMVVYYAFTDYYLLTPDNRQFIGVDNFKQLFNDPIFIKSMVNTAKFVVWIIPVQLGAALGMALIINKKRKGNLLFKVAFFAPVVMSLVVISILWLYLLNPNEGLINSLLMKIGISAQPFLTSPKQAMYTIVFVSAWQGAGYQMLLFLGGMQNIPQDVYEAAEMDGFTKFQQFCYITLPLLKPTAIFVLLTTLISAFKLIVQPMVMTQGGPMNSTMTMVYYIYQTGFTDRMVGYSSSIALIFTTMIGLITIGQRRLIKEDKDK from the coding sequence ATGAATCGGAAACCGACAGTTAAAGAAAATTTAGTAGGGTATAGTTTTTTAGCACCAGCTCTTATTTTATTGACGATTTTTCTTTTGATTCCAGTAGGAATGGTTGTCTACTATGCGTTTACAGACTATTATTTACTGACGCCAGACAATCGTCAATTCATTGGGGTAGACAACTTTAAACAATTATTTAACGATCCCATTTTTATCAAGAGTATGGTTAATACGGCTAAGTTTGTTGTTTGGATCATTCCAGTCCAATTGGGAGCAGCATTAGGAATGGCCTTGATCATCAATAAAAAAAGAAAAGGGAATTTATTGTTTAAAGTAGCATTTTTTGCCCCAGTTGTCATGTCTTTGGTAGTTATCTCTATCTTATGGCTGTATTTATTAAATCCAAATGAAGGGCTAATCAATTCATTATTAATGAAAATAGGAATTTCTGCTCAACCCTTTTTAACAAGTCCTAAACAGGCGATGTACACGATCGTTTTTGTCTCTGCTTGGCAAGGAGCTGGTTATCAAATGTTACTATTTTTAGGCGGTATGCAGAATATCCCACAAGATGTCTATGAAGCCGCCGAAATGGATGGCTTCACAAAATTTCAACAATTTTGTTATATTACACTGCCTTTATTAAAGCCAACAGCTATCTTTGTCTTATTAACAACGCTTATCTCAGCCTTTAAGCTGATCGTTCAACCAATGGTTATGACCCAAGGTGGACCAATGAATTCTACCATGACGATGGTCTATTATATTTATCAGACAGGCTTCACCGACCGAATGGTAGGTTACTCTAGTTCAATAGCGTTGATTTTTACAACCATGATTGGTTTGATTACGATCGGTCAAAGAAGGTTAATTAAGGAGGATAAAGACAAATGA
- a CDS encoding nucleotidyltransferase gives MRSCGIIVEYNPFHNGHQYHADMARKLSDADIVIAVMSGNFLQRGEPAIIDKWTRAKEALNHGVDLVIELPFAYAVQSADYFAAGGVKLLQALQCDALCFGTDNQSELDYELFGNFVHSHQREINQAYQEIKNNGMSYPQQMTEVFRKFYPNDVFDFSSPNHILGLSYAKENATYEKPMTLYPLKREAAGYHDTKIYQHFASATAIRKAIFSDELDQIKRVLPTQVAIDLNSSPTVSWEEYWPLLKYKILSSSLLELREIYQMKEGIEYRLQEAAKVSDSFQQFMERAKTKRYTWTRLQRLATYILVNVKQCEIESVRQNSYIHVLGFTEQGQHFLKEKKKNLSLPFITKISKNLTTQLALDIRSNQLYQLGNDRILEQSFGRFPIGVT, from the coding sequence ATGAGAAGTTGTGGCATTATTGTTGAATATAATCCTTTCCATAATGGACATCAGTATCATGCTGACATGGCCCGGAAACTGAGTGATGCAGATATTGTGATTGCTGTGATGAGTGGGAATTTTCTACAGCGAGGCGAACCGGCAATTATTGATAAATGGACACGTGCCAAAGAAGCGCTCAATCATGGCGTGGATTTAGTGATTGAATTACCATTCGCATATGCTGTACAGTCAGCTGATTATTTTGCAGCAGGTGGAGTAAAGCTATTGCAAGCCTTGCAGTGTGATGCTTTGTGCTTTGGTACGGATAATCAATCAGAGCTGGATTATGAGCTCTTTGGAAATTTTGTACACAGTCATCAAAGGGAAATCAATCAAGCCTACCAAGAAATCAAAAATAATGGCATGAGTTATCCACAGCAAATGACAGAGGTTTTTCGCAAATTTTATCCAAATGATGTATTCGATTTTTCGTCTCCCAATCATATTTTAGGTTTAAGTTATGCCAAAGAGAATGCAACGTATGAAAAGCCAATGACGTTATACCCTTTAAAACGGGAGGCAGCTGGTTATCACGATACTAAAATATATCAACATTTTGCGAGTGCTACAGCCATTAGAAAAGCTATTTTTTCAGACGAATTAGATCAGATCAAGCGAGTGTTACCAACACAAGTGGCGATCGATTTAAATAGTTCACCGACAGTTTCCTGGGAAGAGTATTGGCCATTATTAAAATATAAAATACTTAGCAGTTCTCTGCTAGAACTCCGAGAGATTTATCAGATGAAAGAAGGCATCGAGTATCGTTTGCAAGAAGCTGCAAAAGTATCTGATTCTTTTCAGCAGTTTATGGAGCGAGCTAAGACCAAACGCTACACATGGACACGTTTGCAACGATTGGCGACCTATATTTTAGTCAATGTGAAACAATGTGAAATAGAGAGTGTCAGACAAAATAGTTACATACATGTGCTAGGTTTTACAGAGCAAGGGCAACATTTTTTAAAAGAAAAGAAAAAAAATCTAAGTTTGCCTTTTATCACTAAAATCTCTAAGAATTTGACTACTCAATTAGCTTTAGATATTCGCAGTAATCAACTATATCAGTTAGGGAACGATCGTATTTTAGAGCAGAGCTTTGGTCGTTTTCCAATCGGTGTCACTTAA
- a CDS encoding YebC/PmpR family DNA-binding transcriptional regulator — translation MGRKWANIKEKKAAKDANNSRVYAKFGIEIYVAAKSGDPDPQANQKLRFVIERAKTYNVPKHIIDRAIEKAKGSGDEQYSELRYEGFGPNGSMVIVDALTNNVNRTASDVRAAFGKNGGNMGVSGAVAYMFDHTGVIGFAGDDADEILEYLMEKDIDVRDVTEEDGQIIVYTEPEDLHAVQEALREKGVEEFSVAELEMIAQNDVELAGEDLEKFEHMIDVLEELDDVQKVYHNVDLD, via the coding sequence ATGGGTCGTAAGTGGGCAAATATTAAAGAGAAAAAAGCTGCCAAAGACGCAAATAACAGCCGAGTTTATGCAAAATTCGGAATTGAAATTTACGTAGCAGCGAAATCGGGTGATCCTGACCCTCAAGCAAATCAAAAGTTACGGTTTGTTATCGAGCGCGCAAAAACATATAATGTACCAAAACATATCATTGACCGAGCGATCGAAAAAGCAAAAGGATCTGGCGATGAACAATATTCTGAATTACGTTATGAAGGATTTGGACCAAATGGCTCAATGGTTATCGTTGATGCATTGACCAACAATGTCAATCGTACAGCGTCAGATGTTCGTGCAGCATTTGGGAAAAACGGCGGAAATATGGGTGTCAGCGGAGCTGTTGCTTATATGTTCGATCATACAGGTGTGATTGGTTTTGCAGGTGATGATGCAGATGAAATTCTTGAGTACTTGATGGAAAAAGATATTGACGTTCGTGATGTGACTGAAGAAGATGGTCAAATCATTGTCTATACAGAACCAGAAGATCTACATGCTGTTCAAGAAGCATTAAGAGAAAAAGGCGTTGAAGAATTTTCAGTGGCTGAATTAGAAATGATTGCTCAAAACGATGTAGAATTAGCGGGAGAAGACTTAGAAAAATTTGAACATATGATTGATGTTTTAGAAGAGCTTGATGATGTTCAAAAGGTGTATCATAATGTTGATTTAGATTAG